AAAAGTAACTTACAATACTGTGTGTGTACAGGGTAAATTTTGCCTTTGCCCCTGTTTATTTTCGCCCATTCCACCTTTATCAGAAATGGGCAAATTTGAAACTGGGTGAATAGAGattcattcatttcttaaaagtaggaAAAAATGACTTTGAACCAATTTAAATTTCAGCATGCAAGATAATTTTTTATTGCACTTGGATGAAATTATCATGTGGCAAAAATTTCCCTGTATACATACAGTACTTACTTTCATTCTTAATTTCAAATTCCTTAAAAATTAATGTCTAAATAGTTTATTGCtaaaaacttttaacatttctCTAACCAGATTTTTGTGTATTTGGAACCTTTCTCCCATATGATTTAATCTACTAATATCTGtgtatcacaaatttagacatcATATGATGGTaataatttgtttaaaattctaTTTCAAAGCCAACTCCGAAAGCAAAACTTGGAGCCAAGGCCCTGAAATACCTAAAGAAAGGGCAAGCCATTGATGATCAAGTGATCGTAGATATACTCATAGAAACAATCAGGTAAGAACAGAAAACTCCATCTTCAGTTGCAGGCCtgtaggagggggggggggggtgttaaaatgCCCTAATATACTCTTGGACAAATTTTCTCTATGAGTTAAGTTTTCTCTCTCGAAAAGTGGCCCCCTATTCCCTACTTCTTACaggttttcattgaattaacaAAATTATTGAGTTACAGAAGCTTATAGATATCACAAGCATGAttcaaacaaaaaatggatTTACCTTTTATGTGGAGCTTCTGTTACTTTTGCTTATCAGTTACTGATGTAAAGCTGGGTAGTTAAATTCAATCTCAATTACACTCTCACaaatattttgcaaattatttctttgtttatcATATTGTGCCCCAGATATTAATCGTATATGAATGGCCTAATTTATTCAATGTAATTTTAGAAACAGTAATATCTGCTGCACTAATGAGAACCTTTTTAATGATTGTGGGAATTTGTTTTTAGATGGATTCCTGAAGAAACTGGTTGGGTGATAGATGGTTTTCCCACCAATCTCTACCAGGCCAAAGTTCTAGAGAAAGCCCTGACTGGATTTGCTGCTGGTGATAAAAAAGGTGACAAATCAACCGCAAAAATGAAGAAATCTAACCTTGTCAAAGATCCTCGTCCGACCCCGCCAGCCCCAGAACCTGCCAGTGGCCTGGATGTGGTCATCAACTTCGAGGTTCCTGATGACCTGTGTCTTAAGAGGTCTGCTGGCCGATTGTGTAAGTAGCTTGATGCATCCTATATTTTCAGTACATACTAGTGTGATTATACTTTTTAGTGGTTGTGAAATGCATTAGATAAGATAGACAAGTTTCATTTGGAGTCAATATTATACCTGCAACAGAActacatgtagaatgtacctttGAATTAGTGATACAATGTAATATAAGTTTTCTGATTCTGGTTTATTTGTATCTCCTTTCAGATGGGATGCAAGCCAATGAACAGTACCACCAGGAATTCAAACCACCACCAGAGGGTAGTATGACAGGGGTAGGAAAACAGGAACAGGTAGTCCCCATTCAGGATATGTCACATGACCAGGATCAAATTCAACAAAGGTATAATTCATGTCATTTGTTGTTTTGTATGCTGCTATTCATGTTATTTCCTGGACAATGCAGATGGATGATTTTATAACTTTCTAATCTGTTAACCAACTTTTAAGGATAACAAGACATTTGGACTCTTGGCCAAAGATTGAGAAGTGGTACAATAAGTTTGGAGTGCTGGCTCATGTAGATGCTTCTCAGGGAGCACGCTCTGTTTATTTAGAAGTGGAGAAAATCCTAGAGGATACACTGGCCAAggtaaaaatatatcaaaagatggAAGTATgctttatttgcaaatacaaatcTATCAAgttcaaaacaaattaaaatagaTCTAAAACAGAAGCAAGGTAGGCACATAAATTTCATCAGATTATTTTGaggttaatgtttttgaaataattttttagaAATGGATCAGAAAATTATATGATGAATATTGTTACGAATGTGCAAtgtattaaacaaaataatttttgaagtAACATTTCCATGAAAAAACCCATCCATATCAAAAGTTTACTGTTGTATTGAAAACATCGTGTTGGTTTCCTTCAGCTTCAAGGAATTGGAGTGGAGCCAGAGCCTGTCCCAGAACCAGTGGAGGAAAAGAAAGAAGAGGTAAGAGAAAGCACTTCTTATCACAATTAACCAGCAAAACCCAGTTATTCTGCTGCCTGGCTagagaagaaaatttaaaaccacCATACTAAACTAAGggaaaacatcaaacttacATTGACATTTTTCATTACCAAGTAAAATGATTTCTGTTTATACAGCCACCTGCACCACCTCCAGAACCTCCAAAAGAGGAACCACCACCGGAGGAGAAAACATCCAGATCATCATCCAGAAAAGGTAAGCTGAAAGTAGAAGTAGTGAACAGAAATGGTAATGCTACACAGTTAAACTATAACTGTTctaattaaaaaagattttattaCTTACGGCTGAAGATAAACTCTCATTCTGTAGAGCAAAGGAGATCAAATACAAATAGAACAGCATTCAATTTACTAATGATACAATTTAGACTATGGGGCCATGTATAAATCTCACTTTTATAAAAGGAACATATTGTGGTTTGATGGCCCCAGAATCAgatgttaattattttcattctatcTTTATGGTAAATACAGGATCAGGAAAGAAATCTCGACCATCTTCATCCAGAAGTAAATCGCCCAAAGATAAAAAGGGTCGAGATAAGAGCTCCTCTCCCAAACGGAGCGCCAATAGTAAGAAGTCCGAGGCAGGAAGTAAGAAAGGAAGCAGAGGTGAGACATTCTCCTGCCTGTGGAAGAAATTCTTCAGCATTGTTGAACATTTTTTTATGCAACTTTTTTATTAtctgcattttgattggctaaatGCACTGAGATTTGAGGTAGTTAATCAATCGAGCTGCAACGGGACATAATTGAAGCTTTTGTTAGTAGAATAATGCAAAAAtgtcaaatgtaaatatttttgtgattcatTGAAACGAATTTTGCTACCAATACCAAAGAAGAAGACAGTTATTCCCTAATTTGTTTTCTCGGTCAGCAATGGACCCTTAAAATAAAGCAAGGATTAGGTTCACATTCGGTTAGAAGATATTTGTcgaaaaattattaaaaatgaattttaatttgatgaaaGACATGGAACAATTGGCATTGCAGTAGGTTACTGAAAAACAGAACACAAACATGCTCTACTTATATTGAAATGAATATCATTCTCCAAGGTTAGCAAATTAAATCTTAAAAAAAGCAAGCAAGTTTTACTTTCAACAAACTACAATGATTTTTTCCTTGGCACTTCTTTTTCTGTCATATCTTGCTGTATTTATATGCTTTGTGATATTTAATGTGGTGCTGTTTATTAGGTTCATCACCAAAGTCAAAGAAAGGGTCTGGTAAGAAGGGTAAGACCCCTGAACCAGAACCAGAACCGGAACCACAAGAACCAACGGGTCCACCCCCACCAGAACCGGGATCAGAGGAGTGGGAATTTGTCAATCTGCCTCTTGAAAAAGTAAGagttaatttctttttattccaGAGCAAATATTCACAGTTTAAAGACTGGATTGGCAAAAAATGTTAATAAGAATTCTATTGTGAGATTTTTGATTATTGTttgtaatgaaatatcaaaactgtCTTGTACTCTCACATTGTAGAAAGATACTTGCATGAAATGGTGAATTTTTATGAGTTTTCAGTCCATGTTTATTGTAAATTTGGAGGCTCTTCACTCCAGTCTCATATTTGCTGTATTAATGAAAGATTTCTTTCCCCTTTAACAGGAACTGGCAGAAGTTTTGGCTAAATACTGGGAGAATGTGGAAAAAACTTATGTTGGGAACAGTAAACATGTTTTCCGTAAGCtgagagaggaaagagagaACATCTACAGATACTTCTTTCAGATCAAGTATGCCATTTATCTATAActgttacattttttaaatgccTTTGATAATAGACTGCCTTATCTTTTTGGGTGAAGAAATAAATACTGCAATTCACAAAATGTgcttttacaaataattgaagagTTTGAATTTAAAAGGTTTTCAATTCATTCCGTAATTTTGCGTCTGAATTATTTGTGTCTGTTTTGTAGAAAGGACTATCTTGCTTATCTACGTCGACCAGACAATAAGGAGGTTTATGTTAACCAATGGCAAAAGGTCAGTCTAATTTGATTAAATAGTCAGGTTGATGTTTAAAGCATATCAGATATTAATAGAAGATACACTCTGCCCTTCTCAATATAAGCCAAAAATTACGTACGTACACTACCCGATTATGATAGGAAATATTTCATTCCCCTCTCTGGCAATGTTAAACTTTCAGTATGTGTAACAGAGACTGGTTTATGCCTCTGCTGAGGATTGAACCCGGTACCTCTGACACAACAGAGCTCTACCAATCGAGCTAAAGGGTTAGCCCACCAGCCAGATCTAGTAGGAAGACTGTGTATCAAACATCCCTATCTATAAGTTGTTAGCAGTTTCCATCATCAAAGAAGTAGCATAGATCATCCCTTACACATATATACCACATTACAGTTGTGGTACATGTCTATATGAGATACTATACTGTGATTAGGATACAATATCTGATCTTTTTGTACTTACTATATACATAGCGATATGCACCATACAAATAAGATACAATATCTGACCCTTTTGTACTTGCTGTATATATTATGTTGTAAAATTATATAGAGTTATATGTTACCCATCAAacataaaaatgatgaaaataaagctAGTAAAAAATCTTCCTCCTGAGATAAATTAACAGGGATCATTGTTAGCAATGTCATTTGACGGTGAGaaagttatatatgaaatacGTATCATTATGAACCAGTTGCTatgcatatcatatatatgtcgGCTCATTTATGAACATTACTCGTCGCTAAAAGGTTTTCTCATTGGCAATTCTCAAATAAATTTAGATTAGTGGCTACTAAAAGTTAGTCTTGTATCAGGTAATTGATAATTGTAATTGGTTCTCCTGTTACAGGAATATAATGATGTACCAGATGACATGCGAGAGGACGAAGAAACCAAAGCAGAACTTCACCAACGGGTGGATGACCTCAGGGTCAAATTATGGGACATCTGTGATGAACGCAAGGCACAGGCTGAGAAGGAAAGGCAGGCCATCATGGACGACGGTTGGTTGGACGATCGACTGGGACTGCTCAGTAATTTCTACTTGACTCAGATGCAGGGTGAAGTTGACAGATACCAGGATACAGTTCGAATGTTGAAAGATTATTATAAAGGCATGGATGGACACTATCCTGAGGAACTCAATACTAACTTTTCCAGGATTCCTCTCATTGAGGTAGTTTTTGAAATTGTGTCTTAAGAGTTTATTGCCTAGGAAAAGAAAACTTTGACATGATAATAATCAAATCATGGAcataattttatcaatatccAAACTTTATACCCCTTCAAACTAGCAAATGAAGGTAAGGGAAAAACAACTGTCTACCTGTGAAAATTTTCACTAGAGAAATATTAGAACCATACACAAAAAACTTTGTCATGAAATCTGATCAAGGTCACAtaaattatgaatgaaaatcctGCTAAGGTCAtaattttttacaaaataagTTTTAACACGATGATGGCTGGTTAGAAAGATGTTATGATCGTCATCATGCGTCATTGCACcataaataaattgtaaaattctgACTTTGATTTTGTATTAGATGTCAGACACAGCTTACAAATAGAGTGGATACCATTACTATGACTCGGGGTCATGTTGAAAAGGTCTAGGTCACAGGAGTTTGAAGTACATCCTTTACTGTGTACAGAAATtgttgaatatctgcaaaatctGCATGTCTCTTGATTGTTTCTAAAGCTTCCAGTGGAGAGAGCTGAGTCTCCTGATAAATCTGAGAGTGAGACAGCATCCAACCCACCCCCAGCAGAGGAGAGAAGAGACAGTGCTAAATCAGACCGTCCCAAGTCTGGTCGCTCAAAATCTGGTCGTTCTAAATCACCAAAATCCCCGAAGGAAAGGAAATCCAGAACTCCCTCCGCCAAGAAACGAGACAAGAGCAAGGAAAAGAAAGAAGCAAGTGATCAAACACCAGCGGATGAGACAGGCAAAAAGAAGTAAGAGAtgcttgaaaaacaaaatgctcAAATTGGAGAGTAAACTCTTTTATGAAGTGCCTATTCTTGGAGTCAAATTGTTCTCTGGCAGCATTTTCTTTCGTTTAAAGTACATTGTAGTTATTGTCCATTTTCTGTTCATTCAATTGCTTGTCATTCTCCCAAAGCGTTAAGAATTGTGTaggtaaaggggagtaactctGTCCACAATTTTCTCTATGGTCCCGTCAAATAAATACCAGAACAGATATATGTGTTTATTAGGAAGATGCAACAAAACAAATACCAGAACACATTTATGTATATGGATTAATAAGGAATATGCAATGTTTTCAGAATCCCCTTGGTGCCCAGGAGACCTGTATCTCCTGATCCAGATTCCAAAGCAGCAGGTGCTGGTAAGGACAAGAAAGACAAGAAACCAGGAAAGAAAGATGATGGTGGAACAGAGAGTCCTGCACCTCCAATGGATCCGGATGAGAAACTCCTCTTTGATGGCTTCCTGTCAGGCTCTAATGCTCTCGCTACGATTGTAAGTTTTTTGTATGATTCAactaatgtttaaaaaatttatttcatttgttcAAGTAGTATCTCAAGACAGAAATCAAAATGCATTGAATGAAAACTatagaatattgtatatatatggttataaaatttgaatttgtaGCTACAAGGTGAGCATGCTGCCAGGGAGGCAGAGGAGGAAGCAGATCGAAGGAGAGAAGAAGAGCAAGAACGAGAGAAAGCAGCTGCCGCTCAAAAAGCAGCTGCAGGAAACAAAAAAGGGGGTAAAAAGGGCAAAAGTagaagcccttcacccaagaagaAAAAGGATGATTCCGCATCTACTCCAACTCCAGGTATGTATAGCTTTGAAGATGTTTAGATAATTTGTTTATGAATACTTtcagatattttatcaaaataatattatcaaatgatacCTAGTTTAACATTTCATATATTATCCACTTTCAATTCCATAGTTTCATCAGAGGAGTTGAGTGAAGAGGACAAACAAAAGAAAGAACAGAGAGAAAGAATGAGACAGGAGTTTTATTTTGCCATTCAGGAAGAAGGTATGATTATGTAGTAGTAGGTTGTAGCATCATTCCCTGGTAGTTTTAGCTGTCTGAACACCTTTGTTGTATACACTGTAATCTTGACATCAAAGGCACAGATAACCTAGCTTTCTCATAATGATGGCACAGTAAAACAGTACACTTTCCAGCACTGCAGAAAAACATGTTATCTTGGGGTAAAATTTCTGTAGTTTGAGAAAAATAAGCATGTTCCTGAGGGTTGTTACTCTTTGATGTTCAAGTGGAAGATCTAAACACATGATAAGATTCATAccatgaaaacaacaaaattaaacTCTGATTAAAGTATGttgttttacaatattttatttaaaaatgcaaTAAATAATGCAAATTAAAGTCAATTGTAAAAAGGGTTGATTTTGTTCTAACAAGAATTACTAATCTCACTATAAATTAAGTATTTTCACGTAAATAAAGGAACATTTCTGTCAAATTCTTACAGAAACTGCTGCTAAAAAGAGATTAGAGTTGATTAAGAGCCATGGCATTGGAGTGTTACAAGATCTGAAGTCTAAAGCAGATAATTCCTACAAAGAAATGAATGACTGGCTGGGAGCAAGGTTCTTGAAAGAAATGGAGAGGTAAGCAATATGCATTTTACAAaccaagtacatgtaatatgtctCCAGAATCATTTAGACATTTGATATCCCTAGAATTTCCAGTAGTTTCATTCAAAATCGAATGTCAATCTTAtaaaaatgtaccagtgtatgtTTTCAAAAGTAAGACTTGGATTCTAATGAATCTGGCATGAGTCTATTCAGAGTTTTCTAATAATTTTGTAagaataatctttaaaaaaaatgatttaaagaatGTGTTTTCCCCCTGCAGCATTGATCAGATGTCTGAGGCTATCCGATATGCCATTGAAAAGCGACAGAAATTAAAAGAAGAGCTTGTGCTGCAACAAGAAGATTTTCTTATCAACACTGTAAGTAAAAGCAAGCTAAATCAAATATAATTACTAACAGAAACCATGCCcctaaatgattttttaaaaacttgcatcttttttgttttttctacaGGAGTTGAAGGTGTTGCGTTCTCCAAGCCCAGCCCCTCCTCCTGTCATACAGGAAGTGGTCATGCCTGAGCATTTTACTGTTAGTCAGTTACTGAACCTATATCAACAGGTACAGAAGccttttaatttgattttttccttctatttaaacatgttcaaaaacaaTTGTGTGCCAAATAGTTGACTATTAACTTTGAACATACTGTAAAAATCGCAATTCTTGTGAGGTAAGATTTTTGCGTTATGAGAAATTTAAGTCTGATCATGGGGGTGGGGTGTTTGACTTTGTGGTTGAAGAGGTTGTCTTTTATGATAGATTACATTTCCCTTTATGTGAAGAATAGGAATTCATAGGTGTTGTCATTCTCTGAAAACAATGAATGTTAAGCTCCACAAACAATGAATAatcataattgatataaaatgtattttaggTTAGCAAATCTATAAATACTATAAGTCTATTTTAACATACAAAAGTTTGGACACTGGATCCTTTGGGATTGCACCCTATGTActgtaatataataattttcttgTTATTTGACAGTTCACAGCCACAGGTCCTACTGGGGTCATGTCTAAGCAGTCCTTTGTAGAGACTTTTGAGAATATGGTGTCTGTTGCATTTGGAATGGAGCAACTTCCAGATATATGGATGAATATCTCCCCTCAGCAGGTACTTTTGCAGTCCTCATCATTAATAAAGATGTGGGAGGGAATATTAAATTCTTTTCATGTTTATGTGTTTTTGGTGTCCTAGATCATATATCTTAGAAAGTTAATAAAATCATTTGTCTAGTTTGAAAAAAGGGATGTCATTATGATTTCATTCCATCAGGTACAAGAAATTGCAAATGGGCTGTCAGCTAATGTGGAATATGTGGATTGGCGTCGGTTCCTGATTGCCATAGCCCAGCCTCTGCCATCACCCACACAAACAGAACTTCTGGAGACCTTGCAAAAGTTCAAAACAATGGACCAAAAATCTACAGGCTTTGTTACTAGGGAACAATATGATAGGGTTAGTACACTGGAAAAAAAGATTTGGCAGATTTGAAGTCCAATCAATAGACAgtttatattctttatttccaaTGCCTGTTTACTATAATGTAGTAGTCAGGTGGGTTTGATTACTGGTGGCCACATAGCTCAGATGTTAGAGCAGAGATccgggttgatgtcttcaaggtaAAGACCTTTAAGGAAGGAGAAATGTAGCGGTCAGACAAGTTTGATCACTGGTGACCATATAGCTCAATTGGTTGCTAGAGcatctgactagagattcaggaggCCCGGGTTTGAATCACTGTTCCattacattttctcccttcctgttacatatatatactacaCCCAAGCAATGcattcatataaaattttatttttcagatgGACATTTGGTTTGGCAGCCAGTCCATGAAAGATGAGGAGTTTGACCGGTCAGCAAAACTAAAGGCAgctttgtttgatttctttgcTGACCACAGTAAAACACCACCAGTTATGAATTACGTTAGCATGGTATGACAGTGTGAttgttatttgaaatattttcaaatgcttGACATCTGTAGCATAAAAGTTCCATTTAAATAAAGTCACCAGTGTTGTTATTGTCTCAACATGTATCAAAAGGCCCTCAGTTTACAATGTGAAAAACACCATAAAAAAGGATCGAATGTGTGTAGATTACAATTCAGgcacatttttattatttccgAATATTTTTACTCCAGGTGATCTCTTGAAATTTAGTAGAACTCTCATTTGATTCTGTTTTGTATCTGTAGCTGATGTACTTCAGTGCTTCTCCGAATGCCAGTGAGGGGTTCCTCCGAGCACTAAGTGTAACCTCTGGCACACATATGCCACGACTACCTCGTCCTGAGTTAAGGGCCCCCAGCAGATCTGACAGGTATTTAGACACATATTTCAGTACTTTTCAATTAAAATACACTTGCATCAAATATTAGGACATTTTTCTGAATGACTGTATTAAAACTGCACATTGACTCAGGAAGAGAAATTTTGTAatgctgatatatatatgtCTATATAATGTACGATAGCTtatctgagctgaaagctcaaatgagcttttctgatcaagatTTATTCAGCGTCTGTCACTCTGTTTGTCAggtgtaaactttttacatttttatcttctcaagaaccaatttAAGGGTCAATCTTAGGTAatggggattttttttaaaatgaaaggtCATGCCCTCTTTTAATGGGAGCTAACTAATTCTTCTCCACAACCACTCAACGAAAAAAAAGAAGCCAAAATTGAGAAAGCTTCTTCATATAATGAACAACCAAATTTGTTCAAAGCAAGAGTCCTGTACCAgtatggggctacaatagggttcaaagttttaaataagaatataa
This genomic window from Ostrea edulis chromosome 4, xbOstEdul1.1, whole genome shotgun sequence contains:
- the LOC125670434 gene encoding sperm flagellar protein 2-like isoform X5 encodes the protein MTDILCKWLNDELDITQQVDQVNFAREFASGYLIGEVLNKYQLQSDFDQFSQSKTADSKLNNFTRIEPVLHLLGIPFDTNVARDVMTEKHGVATRLMYQLYVALNNKKKANLTGVAMETMRPAAPAKLNAVETGIYKERLKHATPRQTDLNLEALVQTFHEKQIEMEKVAFADRFREQERIKQQQQDQRRALLARSQRLREKQSEIVAKIQAATVNIPKPPPEQTAKAIQRRREIRRRREASETVDAISQFEDKMKMILPPSKDDDGEVIDVQYILTRDEDRLMDAIELIKPASNDDYIGKIRKRLHEDESARAEREKRRRKVLVDQMKAHESQEEARREEMLVNRLMRQSQQERRIAVQLLQARHEKEIIRKNRIIREKQYEERRLKDFEDALNRESEMARLAKLEYEEQTKKDQELHDKIAAERAEARYTKHYESCNEVVNQLVDFACKVAEYRELTEKLVPAKLMREWKSLFIAGKPLYEQAPPPESTEPSPEQILEEERQALLDEGDFGEYKTMTGEWQPPDSGEVTQPPRDNPITGHVIQRLFNMVSPPTPPPPPPEFPAFPIRACVLGKVFSGKSTVVQQLAKEHRLQVLDVDTLVSEAVQAHENGETMAVQDKKKSNKVKKEPEVEEIKDAAPSDQALQPAETDVAPPSDNQTEEVPKTDPDPTAPPATEQPQPQELPPPSPLKRTKSKLSKEKKLVPDEPEPTPKAKLGAKALKYLKKGQAIDDQVIVDILIETIRWIPEETGWVIDGFPTNLYQAKVLEKALTGFAAGDKKGDKSTAKMKKSNLVKDPRPTPPAPEPASGLDVVINFEVPDDLCLKRSAGRLYGMQANEQYHQEFKPPPEGSMTGVGKQEQVVPIQDMSHDQDQIQQRITRHLDSWPKIEKWYNKFGVLAHVDASQGARSVYLEVEKILEDTLAKLQGIGVEPEPVPEPVEEKKEEPPAPPPEPPKEEPPPEEKTSRSSSRKGSGKKSRPSSSRSKSPKDKKGRDKSSSPKRSANSKKSEAGSKKGSRGSSPKSKKGSGKKGKTPEPEPEPEPQEPTGPPPPEPGSEEWEFVNLPLEKELAEVLAKYWENVEKTYVGNSKHVFRKLREERENIYRYFFQIKKDYLAYLRRPDNKEVYVNQWQKEYNDVPDDMREDEETKAELHQRVDDLRVKLWDICDERKAQAEKERQAIMDDGWLDDRLGLLSNFYLTQMQGEVDRYQDTVRMLKDYYKGMDGHYPEELNTNFSRIPLIELPVERAESPDKSESETASNPPPAEERRDSAKSDRPKSGRSKSGRSKSPKSPKERKSRTPSAKKRDKSKEKKEASDQTPADETGKKKIPLVPRRPVSPDPDSKAAGAGKDKKDKKPGKKDDGGTESPAPPMDPDEKLLFDGFLSGSNALATILQGEHAAREAEEEADRRREEEQEREKAAAAQKAAAGNKKGGKKGKSRSPSPKKKKDDSASTPTPVSSEELSEEDKQKKEQRERMRQEFYFAIQEEETAAKKRLELIKSHGIGVLQDLKSKADNSYKEMNDWLGARFLKEMESIDQMSEAIRYAIEKRQKLKEELVLQQEDFLINTELKVLRSPSPAPPPVIQEVVMPEHFTVSQLLNLYQQFTATGPTGVMSKQSFVETFENMVSVAFGMEQLPDIWMNISPQQVQEIANGLSANVEYVDWRRFLIAIAQPLPSPTQTELLETLQKFKTMDQKSTGFVTREQYDRMDIWFGSQSMKDEEFDRSAKLKAALFDFFADHSKTPPVMNYVSMLMYFSASPNASEGFLRALSVTSGTHMPRLPRPELRAPSRSDSNPDIVEDHSPSPPTPVDIPDDAINAKVPLEALYQVLHHGENASGDSHRFSVSADPEDATSMEKLSSVYQELGSENLEPLCYKVLVEHPLIQDVMTACQTFKSLDIRGILNNPAHDVDLHSTKTLE
- the LOC125670434 gene encoding sperm flagellar protein 2-like isoform X6, coding for MTDILCKWLNDELDITQQVDQVNFAREFASGYLIGEVLNKYQLQSDFDQFSQSKTADSKLNNFTRIEPVLHLLGIPFDTNVARDVMTEKHGVATRLMYQLYVALNNKKKANLTGVAMETMRPAAPAKLNAVETGIYKERLKHATPRQTDLNLEALVQTFHEKQIEMEKVAFADRFREQERIKQQQQDQRRALLARSQRLREKQSEIVAKIQAATVNIPKPPPEQTAKAIQRRREIRRRREASETVDAISQFEDKMKMILPPSKDDDGEVIDVQYILTRDEDRLMDAIELIKPASNDDYIGKIRKRLHEDESARAEREKRRRKVLVDQMKAHESQEEARREEMLVNRLMRQSQQERRIAVQLLQARHEKEIIRKNRIIREKQYEERRLKDFEDALNRESEMARLAKLEYEEQTKKDQELHDKIAAERAEARYTKHYESCNEVVNQLVDFACKVAEYRELTEKLVPAKLMREWKSLFIAGKPLYEQAPPPESTEPSPEQILEEERQALLDEGDFGEYKTMTGEWQPPDSGEVTQPPRDNPITGHVIQRLFNMVSPPTPPPPPPEFPAFPIRACVLGKVFSGKSTVVQQLAKEHRLQVLDVDTLVSEAVQAHENGETMAVQDKKKSNKVKKEPEVEEIKDAAPSDQALQPAETDVAPPSDNQTEEVPKTDPDPTAPPATEQPQPQELPPPSPLKRTKSKLSKEKKLVPTPKAKLGAKALKYLKKGQAIDDQVIVDILIETIRWIPEETGWVIDGFPTNLYQAKVLEKALTGFAAGDKKGDKSTAKMKKSNLVKDPRPTPPAPEPASGLDVVINFEVPDDLCLKRSAGRLYGMQANEQYHQEFKPPPEGSMTGVGKQEQVVPIQDMSHDQDQIQQRITRHLDSWPKIEKWYNKFGVLAHVDASQGARSVYLEVEKILEDTLAKLQGIGVEPEPVPEPVEEKKEEPPAPPPEPPKEEPPPEEKTSRSSSRKGSGKKSRPSSSRSKSPKDKKGRDKSSSPKRSANSKKSEAGSKKGSRGSSPKSKKGSGKKGKTPEPEPEPEPQEPTGPPPPEPGSEEWEFVNLPLEKELAEVLAKYWENVEKTYVGNSKHVFRKLREERENIYRYFFQIKKDYLAYLRRPDNKEVYVNQWQKEYNDVPDDMREDEETKAELHQRVDDLRVKLWDICDERKAQAEKERQAIMDDGWLDDRLGLLSNFYLTQMQGEVDRYQDTVRMLKDYYKGMDGHYPEELNTNFSRIPLIELPVERAESPDKSESETASNPPPAEERRDSAKSDRPKSGRSKSGRSKSPKSPKERKSRTPSAKKRDKSKEKKEASDQTPADETGKKKIPLVPRRPVSPDPDSKAAGAGKDKKDKKPGKKDDGGTESPAPPMDPDEKLLFDGFLSGSNALATILQGEHAAREAEEEADRRREEEQEREKAAAAQKAAAGNKKGGKKGKSRSPSPKKKKDDSASTPTPVSSEELSEEDKQKKEQRERMRQEFYFAIQEEETAAKKRLELIKSHGIGVLQDLKSKADNSYKEMNDWLGARFLKEMESIDQMSEAIRYAIEKRQKLKEELVLQQEDFLINTELKVLRSPSPAPPPVIQEVVMPEHFTVSQLLNLYQQFTATGPTGVMSKQSFVETFENMVSVAFGMEQLPDIWMNISPQQVQEIANGLSANVEYVDWRRFLIAIAQPLPSPTQTELLETLQKFKTMDQKSTGFVTREQYDRMDIWFGSQSMKDEEFDRSAKLKAALFDFFADHSKTPPVMNYVSMLMYFSASPNASEGFLRALSVTSGTHMPRLPRPELRAPSRSDSNPDIVEDHSPSPPTPVDIPDDAINAKVPLEALYQVLHHGENASGDSHRFSVSADPEDATSMEKLSSVYQELGSENLEPLCYKVLVEHPLIQDVMTACQTFKSLDIRGILNNPAHDVDLHSTKTLE